In a single window of the Deinococcus aetherius genome:
- a CDS encoding phosphatase PAP2 family protein, with translation MRRHLPALLARHWRQLALLFVGVLLPLGFFADLVEDIFREGGFPWDQEVLRWYAAHRTPTLTGVAQALALLGGVWGLPLLASVIAAGLVRVGARAQALFLVYAVAGAAALNGLAKFFFQRPRPDVLEAVVREPGFSFPSGHAMSNMAFGLALVLIFRFSRVAWPLAVLGALWGLAVGASRNYLGVHYPSDVLAGFAASVAWVTGLYLILARRWTVLRRAPEESATAPPAKDGEAAKG, from the coding sequence GTGCGCCGCCACCTGCCCGCCCTGCTCGCCCGCCACTGGCGGCAACTCGCCCTGCTCTTCGTCGGGGTGCTGCTGCCGCTGGGTTTTTTTGCCGATCTGGTGGAGGACATCTTCCGGGAGGGGGGCTTTCCCTGGGATCAGGAGGTGCTGAGGTGGTATGCCGCGCACCGCACGCCGACGCTGACCGGGGTGGCGCAGGCCCTCGCCCTGCTGGGCGGGGTGTGGGGGCTGCCCCTGCTGGCGAGCGTGATCGCGGCGGGGCTCGTGCGGGTGGGCGCGCGGGCACAGGCCCTGTTCCTGGTCTACGCCGTGGCGGGGGCCGCCGCGCTCAACGGGCTCGCCAAGTTCTTCTTCCAGCGGCCCCGCCCGGACGTGCTGGAGGCGGTCGTGCGGGAGCCGGGCTTCTCGTTTCCCAGCGGGCACGCGATGAGCAACATGGCCTTCGGCCTCGCGCTGGTGCTGATCTTCCGCTTCTCGCGGGTGGCGTGGCCGCTGGCGGTGCTCGGCGCCCTGTGGGGCCTGGCGGTGGGGGCCAGCCGCAACTACCTGGGGGTGCACTACCCCTCGGACGTGCTCGCGGGCTTCGCGGCGTCGGTCGCCTGGGTTACCGGGCTGTACCTGATCCTGGCCCGCCGCTGGACCGTGCTGCGCCGCGCCCCCGAGGAGAGCGCCACGGCTCCTCCGGCCAAGGACGGCGAGGCGGCGAAAGGCTGA
- the tpiA gene encoding triose-phosphate isomerase produces MTRPRTLLALNWKMNKTPTEAKAWARDLAGEFTRGAAELAVMAPAISLPGLKETLPGGVDVGGQDVSPHESGAYTGEISAGMLRDVNATYVVVGHSERREYHGETDVLVAAKARQAQAHNLTPIVCVGEGLDVRERGEHVTHTLAQLRGSLEGVGENVVVAYEPVWAIGTGKTATAEDAEELAAAIREALRELYGEVAESLRVLYGGSVKPDNIASICAQPNVNGALVGGASLKVADVIGMNDALR; encoded by the coding sequence ATGACCAGACCCAGAACCCTGCTCGCCCTCAACTGGAAGATGAACAAGACGCCCACCGAGGCGAAGGCGTGGGCGCGCGACCTCGCAGGGGAGTTCACGCGGGGCGCCGCCGAACTCGCGGTGATGGCCCCGGCGATCAGCCTGCCCGGTCTCAAGGAGACGCTGCCCGGCGGGGTGGACGTGGGTGGGCAGGACGTGTCGCCGCACGAGTCGGGGGCGTACACGGGCGAGATCAGCGCGGGGATGCTGCGGGACGTGAACGCGACGTACGTGGTCGTCGGGCACTCCGAGCGGCGCGAGTACCACGGGGAGACGGACGTGCTGGTGGCGGCCAAGGCGCGGCAGGCACAGGCGCACAATCTGACCCCCATCGTCTGCGTCGGCGAGGGGCTGGACGTGCGCGAGCGCGGGGAGCATGTCACTCACACGCTCGCCCAGTTGCGCGGCAGCCTGGAGGGCGTGGGCGAGAATGTGGTGGTGGCCTACGAGCCGGTGTGGGCCATCGGCACGGGCAAGACAGCCACCGCCGAGGACGCGGAGGAACTCGCCGCCGCCATCCGGGAGGCGCTGCGGGAGCTGTACGGCGAGGTGGCCGAGAGCCTGCGCGTTCTGTATGGCGGCAGCGTGAAGCCCGACAACATCGCGTCCATCTGCGCCCAACCCAACGTGAACGGGGCGCTCGTGGGTGGCGCGAGTTTGAAGGTGGCGGACGTGATTGGGATGAACGACGCGCTGAGGTAG
- a CDS encoding phosphoglycerate kinase: protein MRTLDQLDTRGKRVLVRVDYNVPVKDGVVQDDTRVTASLPTLQRLLDGGASVVLMSHFGRPKGGPEEKYSLRPVAPVVEQALKRDVRFIGSLPSSEETLREVQALQPGEVALLENVRFEAGEEKNDPELAQKFARLGDAFVLDAFGSAHRAHASVSGVAEYLPHAAGLLLQTEVEALTRLLENPARPYVVIIGGAKVSDKIKVIENLLPRVDRMLIGGGMAYTFIKSQGGRIGDSIHEDDQLGLARRLLDEYGEKIMLPVDVIAADRFAEDAQTQVVPSDAIPDGWQGLDAGPETVRAYTEALQGAKTVFWNGPLGVFEFPAFAGGTNAIARAVAELGEGAYTVIGGGDSVSAINKSGQQGRVSHISTGGGASLELLEGRTLPGVEAMK, encoded by the coding sequence ATGCGAACCCTCGACCAACTGGACACCCGGGGCAAGCGCGTCCTCGTGCGGGTGGACTACAACGTGCCCGTCAAGGACGGGGTGGTGCAGGACGATACGCGCGTCACGGCGAGCCTGCCGACGCTGCAAAGGCTGCTGGACGGCGGCGCGTCCGTGGTGCTGATGAGCCACTTCGGGCGACCGAAGGGGGGGCCGGAGGAGAAGTACAGCCTGCGGCCCGTGGCCCCGGTGGTGGAGCAGGCTCTCAAACGCGATGTGAGGTTCATCGGCTCGCTGCCGTCGAGCGAGGAGACGCTGCGGGAGGTGCAGGCCCTCCAACCTGGTGAGGTCGCCCTGCTGGAGAACGTGCGCTTCGAGGCGGGGGAGGAGAAGAACGACCCCGAACTTGCTCAGAAGTTCGCGCGGCTGGGGGACGCCTTCGTACTCGACGCCTTCGGGAGCGCGCACCGGGCGCACGCGTCGGTGAGCGGGGTGGCCGAGTATCTGCCCCACGCGGCGGGCCTGCTGCTCCAGACGGAAGTGGAGGCTTTAACGCGGCTGCTGGAGAACCCGGCGCGGCCCTACGTGGTGATCATCGGCGGGGCGAAGGTCAGCGACAAGATCAAGGTGATCGAGAACCTGCTGCCCCGGGTGGACCGGATGCTGATCGGCGGCGGGATGGCCTACACCTTCATCAAGAGCCAGGGCGGGCGGATCGGCGATTCGATTCACGAGGACGACCAGTTGGGGCTTGCCCGGCGGCTGCTGGACGAGTACGGCGAGAAGATCATGCTCCCGGTGGACGTGATCGCCGCCGACCGCTTCGCCGAGGACGCGCAGACGCAGGTCGTCCCGAGTGACGCGATTCCCGACGGCTGGCAGGGGCTGGATGCCGGGCCGGAGACGGTGCGGGCGTACACGGAGGCCTTGCAGGGCGCGAAGACCGTCTTCTGGAACGGGCCGCTCGGCGTCTTCGAGTTCCCGGCCTTTGCGGGGGGCACGAACGCGATTGCAAGGGCCGTCGCGGAACTGGGCGAGGGCGCCTACACGGTGATCGGCGGCGGCGACTCGGTGAGTGCGATCAACAAGAGCGGGCAGCAGGGGCGGGTGAGCCACATCAGCACGGGCGGTGGGGCGAGCCTGGAGTTGCTCGAAGGCCGCACGCTGCCGGGTGTGGAAGCGATGAAGTGA
- a CDS encoding aspartate kinase, with the protein MAYSLLVMKFGGTNMQDAGAIRHSASLAARWVHDGVKVVVVVSAMAGVTNGLLRLADAAEKGDIASANDEIAAMRTRHFTAAQELGAAPDSSAVREIRELHETLRQAVYGVYLLRELTPRSRDLIVAFGERLSAPLMSLALEGQGVRAHHLSGGQAGIMTDEHFGNARPLPGSYERINDRLGGLLGAGVTPVVAGFMGETEGGAITTLGRGGTDFSATIIGKALHADEVWAWKDVDGVMSADPRVVRGARNIEVLSYGEVMELAYFGAKVLHPLAVTPLRESGIPLRVKSAADPDFPGTLVQEEPLDEPGHPVKAVTAIRGVSLINVTGAGALGVPEVVASLFDAIARENITLLMVSQSSSMSNVSLAVQGVDARRTLAALRGSVTGELQVEEQPGVAVLAIVGAGMRGQKGVAARLFGALAGSDINILMISQGSSELNISVAIEEAQVEGATRAVHAAFALGERAAAAD; encoded by the coding sequence ATGGCGTACTCGCTCCTCGTGATGAAGTTCGGCGGCACCAACATGCAGGACGCGGGCGCGATCCGCCACAGCGCAAGCCTGGCAGCCCGGTGGGTCCACGACGGGGTGAAGGTGGTCGTCGTCGTCTCCGCGATGGCGGGGGTGACCAACGGGCTCCTGCGCCTCGCCGACGCTGCCGAGAAGGGAGACATCGCCTCCGCGAACGACGAGATCGCCGCGATGCGCACTCGCCACTTCACCGCCGCCCAGGAGCTCGGCGCCGCCCCCGACTCCAGCGCGGTGCGCGAGATCCGCGAGTTGCACGAGACCCTGCGCCAGGCCGTCTACGGCGTCTACCTCCTGCGCGAACTCACCCCCAGGAGTCGCGACCTGATCGTCGCCTTCGGCGAGCGGCTGAGTGCCCCCCTGATGAGCCTCGCGCTGGAGGGCCAGGGCGTCCGCGCCCACCACCTCAGCGGCGGCCAGGCGGGCATCATGACCGACGAGCACTTCGGCAACGCCCGGCCCCTGCCCGGCAGCTACGAGCGGATCAATGACCGTCTGGGCGGCCTCCTCGGCGCGGGGGTCACCCCGGTCGTCGCGGGCTTCATGGGCGAGACCGAGGGCGGCGCGATCACCACCCTGGGGCGCGGCGGCACCGACTTTTCCGCCACCATCATCGGCAAGGCCCTGCACGCCGACGAGGTCTGGGCCTGGAAGGACGTGGACGGGGTGATGAGCGCCGACCCCCGGGTGGTGCGGGGCGCCCGCAACATCGAGGTCCTGAGCTACGGCGAGGTGATGGAACTCGCCTACTTCGGCGCCAAGGTGCTGCACCCCCTCGCGGTGACCCCGCTGCGCGAGAGCGGCATCCCCCTGCGGGTGAAAAGCGCGGCCGACCCCGACTTCCCCGGCACCCTGGTGCAGGAGGAGCCCCTCGACGAGCCCGGCCACCCGGTCAAGGCGGTCACCGCCATTCGCGGGGTCAGCCTGATCAACGTGACGGGCGCGGGGGCCCTCGGGGTGCCCGAGGTGGTCGCCAGCCTCTTCGACGCCATCGCCCGCGAGAACATCACCCTGCTGATGGTCTCCCAGTCGAGTTCGATGAGCAACGTCTCCCTCGCCGTGCAGGGGGTGGACGCGAGACGGACCCTCGCCGCCCTGCGGGGCTCCGTCACGGGCGAGCTCCAGGTCGAGGAGCAGCCCGGCGTGGCCGTCCTCGCCATCGTGGGGGCCGGGATGCGCGGTCAAAAGGGCGTGGCCGCGCGGCTCTTCGGGGCCCTGGCGGGAAGCGACATCAACATCCTGATGATCAGCCAGGGCTCTTCGGAGCTCAACATCAGCGTCGCCATCGAGGAGGCCCAGGTCGAGGGCGCCACCCGCGCCGTCCACGCCGCCTTCGCCCTGGGGGAGCGGGCGGCGGCCGCCGACTGA
- the asnS gene encoding asparagine--tRNA ligase, which produces MSSPSTLHDLKAHVGETVTVHAWLTDKSGKGKLQFLKLRDGTGFVQATVFKNDVSEDVFETARRLSQEQAVTVTGEVRADERAPGGVELGVRDLVVISENPAEYPITPKEHGIEFLLDHRHLWLRHRRPWAVLRVRDCVQRAIVDFFHGEGFVRFDAPFFTPNAAEGTTELFEIDLFGEDKAYLSQTGQLHAEAGALAFGKVYTFGPTFRAEKSKTRRHLLEFWMVEPEVAPSDHGENMALQERFVSFLVRRALEECGNELETLGRDVEKLRPAASGNYPRVTYTEALEIIQRHIEEGDLPPNVQADVQAVEWGDDLGAPHETILGSHFDRPVIVEKYPAAIKAFYMQPDAEDPRLALCDDMIAPEGYGEIIGGSQRIHDYDLLKSRIEHEGLPLEAFEWYLDLRRFGSVPHAGFGMGLERAVAWITGIDHIREAIPFPRMLTRMVP; this is translated from the coding sequence ATGTCATCCCCCAGCACCCTTCATGACCTCAAGGCTCATGTCGGCGAGACGGTCACGGTCCACGCCTGGCTCACCGACAAGAGCGGCAAGGGCAAGCTTCAATTCCTCAAATTGCGCGACGGCACGGGCTTCGTCCAGGCCACCGTCTTCAAGAACGACGTCTCGGAGGACGTGTTCGAGACGGCCAGGCGGCTCTCGCAGGAGCAGGCCGTCACGGTGACGGGCGAGGTGCGGGCGGACGAGCGGGCACCGGGCGGGGTGGAACTGGGCGTGCGAGACCTCGTGGTGATCTCGGAGAACCCGGCGGAGTACCCCATCACGCCGAAGGAGCACGGGATCGAGTTCCTGCTCGACCACCGGCACCTGTGGCTGCGGCACCGCCGCCCGTGGGCCGTGCTGCGGGTGCGCGACTGCGTGCAGCGGGCGATTGTCGATTTCTTCCACGGGGAGGGCTTCGTGCGGTTCGACGCCCCCTTCTTCACCCCGAACGCGGCGGAGGGGACGACCGAACTCTTCGAGATCGACCTCTTCGGCGAGGACAAGGCGTACCTCTCGCAGACGGGGCAACTCCACGCGGAGGCGGGGGCGCTCGCCTTCGGGAAGGTGTACACCTTCGGGCCGACCTTCCGGGCGGAGAAGAGCAAGACACGGCGGCACCTGCTGGAGTTCTGGATGGTGGAGCCGGAGGTGGCGCCGAGCGACCACGGGGAGAATATGGCGTTGCAGGAGCGGTTCGTCTCGTTCCTCGTGCGCCGCGCGCTGGAGGAATGCGGGAACGAGCTGGAGACGCTGGGGCGCGACGTGGAGAAGCTGCGCCCCGCCGCTTCAGGCAACTACCCGCGCGTGACATACACGGAGGCGCTGGAGATCATCCAGCGGCACATCGAGGAGGGGGACCTGCCGCCGAACGTTCAGGCCGACGTGCAGGCCGTGGAGTGGGGGGACGACCTGGGCGCCCCGCACGAGACGATCCTGGGCTCTCACTTCGACCGGCCCGTGATCGTCGAGAAATACCCGGCGGCGATCAAGGCGTTCTACATGCAGCCGGACGCGGAGGACCCGCGCCTGGCCCTGTGCGACGACATGATCGCGCCCGAGGGGTACGGCGAGATCATCGGCGGCTCGCAGCGCATCCACGACTACGACCTGCTGAAGTCGCGGATCGAGCACGAGGGGCTGCCCCTGGAGGCCTTCGAGTGGTACCTCGACCTGCGGCGGTTCGGGAGCGTGCCGCACGCGGGCTTCGGGATGGGGCTGGAGCGGGCGGTCGCGTGGATCACCGGGATCGACCATATCCGCGAGGCGATTCCCTTTCCCCGGATGCTGACGCGGATGGTGCCGTGA
- the gap gene encoding type I glyceraldehyde-3-phosphate dehydrogenase produces MKVGINGFGRIGRLVFRNLVERGVEVVAINDLTDNKTLATLLKYDSTAGRFPGTVEYDEEALTVNGQRIAALAERDPAAIPWGQLGADIVIESTGIFTDREGASKHLQGGAKKVIITAPAKNEDFAVVLGVNEGDYDPQNHNIISNASCTTNSLGAPMKVLDEAFGIEKAIMTTVHSYTNDQRVLDLPHKDLRRARAAAVNIIPTSTGAAKAVSQVYPKLKGKFDGTSLRVPTPVGSISDVTVILGRDVTVQEVNDVFRQAAEGQYKNIIRYTEDPIVLQDIVGDPHSAIIDGGLTMAMGNLVKFFSWYDNEWGYSNRIADLVQMVQEKGV; encoded by the coding sequence ATGAAGGTAGGCATCAACGGGTTCGGCCGCATCGGGCGTCTGGTCTTCCGCAATCTGGTCGAGCGGGGCGTGGAGGTCGTGGCGATCAACGACCTGACCGACAACAAGACGCTGGCGACCTTGCTGAAGTACGACTCGACGGCGGGCCGCTTTCCGGGCACCGTGGAGTACGACGAGGAGGCTCTGACCGTCAACGGGCAGCGCATCGCCGCGCTCGCCGAGCGTGACCCCGCCGCGATTCCCTGGGGGCAACTCGGGGCCGACATCGTGATCGAGTCGACCGGCATCTTCACCGACCGCGAGGGGGCGAGCAAGCACCTTCAGGGCGGGGCGAAGAAGGTCATCATCACCGCGCCCGCCAAGAACGAGGACTTCGCGGTCGTGCTGGGCGTGAACGAGGGGGACTACGACCCCCAGAACCACAACATCATCTCCAACGCGAGCTGCACCACGAACTCGCTGGGCGCCCCGATGAAGGTGCTCGACGAGGCGTTCGGCATCGAGAAGGCGATCATGACAACCGTCCACTCGTACACGAACGACCAGCGGGTGCTCGACCTCCCGCACAAGGACCTGCGCCGCGCCCGTGCCGCCGCCGTGAACATCATCCCGACCTCGACGGGGGCGGCCAAGGCCGTGTCGCAGGTGTACCCCAAGCTCAAGGGCAAGTTCGACGGCACCTCGCTGCGGGTACCCACCCCCGTCGGCTCGATCAGCGACGTGACCGTGATCCTGGGCCGCGACGTGACCGTGCAGGAGGTCAACGACGTGTTCCGCCAGGCCGCCGAGGGCCAGTACAAGAACATCATCCGCTACACGGAAGACCCCATCGTGCTGCAAGACATCGTGGGCGACCCGCACTCGGCGATCATCGACGGCGGCCTGACGATGGCGATGGGCAATCTGGTGAAATTCTTCTCCTGGTACGACAACGAGTGGGGCTACTCCAACCGGATCGCCGACCTCGTGCAGATGGTGCAGGAGAAGGGCGTCTAA